One region of Microbacterium rhizosphaerae genomic DNA includes:
- the gcvH gene encoding glycine cleavage system protein GcvH — MTDLDALKYTAEHEWVALDGDVATIGITDYAAEQLGDIVYVDLPSVGSAVGANDVCGEIESTKSVGELYAPLSGEVLEVNGAVDADPSLVNADAFGEGWLIKVRVDPAAVEALLDRAAYVALTEGAA, encoded by the coding sequence ATGACCGATCTCGACGCCCTCAAGTACACCGCCGAGCACGAATGGGTCGCCCTCGACGGCGATGTCGCGACCATCGGCATCACGGACTACGCCGCGGAGCAGCTCGGTGACATCGTCTACGTCGACCTTCCCTCCGTGGGCTCCGCCGTCGGCGCCAACGACGTGTGCGGCGAGATCGAGTCGACCAAGTCGGTGGGCGAGCTGTACGCGCCGCTGTCCGGCGAGGTCCTCGAGGTCAACGGCGCCGTCGACGCCGACCCGTCGCTCGTGAACGCCGACGCGTTCGGCGAGGGCTGGCTCATCAAGGTGCGGGTCGACCCGGCCGCGGTCGAGGCCCTCCTCGACCGCGCTGCCTATGTCGCCCTCACGGAGGGGGCTGCATGA
- a CDS encoding ABC transporter family substrate-binding protein: MKKSRLGAVVAVAAAGALALAGCSSTGGSGNTASAAPTGGTVRVATVNDMTSLNQNTPQGNLDTNGQIFYLTGGFFNYPDNNFKLVKNTDFGTYTKVSNDPLTVKYTLNKDAKWSDGQPITADDLVLGWAIGSGYYDSATFDADGNVTKGTQYFAIAGSTAGVDSTAFPTVGDDNRSITLKYGTPYVDWELFNPLAQPAHVVAKKAGLANAAALTSLLKGLPKGDPANPAAPDATLQKAAAFVNTGYDITSFPTDKDLLVSSGPWMVTGWTPGQSVELKPNPEYKGALKPKIDSLVLRIIGDSAAQVTALQNGEVDIAYPQASADTKKSLEGVSGTQVLTGNQVSYDHLDLNFKSSVFKGPKVRQAFLLTIPRQQIVDAIVKPINPSAKPLDSQIWLPNQAQYATTIKQNGSDAYSKVDIAKAKELLAGATPSVKILYNTKNPNRVDEFQAIQASAAQAGFKVIDGGDPKWSSLLPAGNYDASIFGWISPGVGTAQIPQLFSSQGGGNYNGFTAANDQALATQTTLDPKKLDSLSMEIDKIAFTEGYGLPLFQAAGVWGVSDKIQGVKYMGNQTGPVWNTWDWSVKTSTSSK; the protein is encoded by the coding sequence TTGAAGAAGTCACGCCTGGGAGCAGTGGTCGCGGTTGCGGCCGCAGGTGCTCTCGCACTCGCGGGCTGCTCGTCCACGGGAGGCTCCGGCAACACTGCCAGCGCCGCACCGACGGGCGGCACGGTCCGCGTCGCGACGGTCAACGACATGACGTCGCTCAACCAGAACACACCTCAGGGAAACCTGGACACCAATGGCCAGATCTTTTACCTGACCGGGGGTTTCTTCAACTACCCGGATAACAACTTCAAGCTGGTCAAGAACACCGACTTCGGCACGTACACGAAGGTGTCCAACGACCCGCTCACGGTCAAGTACACCCTCAACAAGGACGCGAAGTGGTCGGACGGCCAGCCCATCACCGCCGATGACCTGGTCCTCGGCTGGGCGATCGGGTCGGGCTACTACGACTCGGCCACCTTCGACGCCGACGGCAACGTGACCAAGGGCACGCAGTACTTCGCCATCGCGGGTTCGACCGCGGGCGTCGACTCGACCGCCTTCCCGACCGTGGGCGACGACAATCGTTCGATCACCCTGAAGTACGGCACCCCGTACGTCGACTGGGAGCTCTTCAACCCGCTCGCACAGCCGGCGCACGTCGTCGCCAAGAAGGCGGGCCTGGCCAACGCTGCGGCGCTGACCAGCCTCCTGAAGGGGCTGCCGAAGGGCGACCCGGCCAACCCGGCCGCTCCGGACGCCACGCTCCAGAAGGCCGCGGCCTTCGTGAACACCGGCTACGACATCACGAGCTTCCCGACCGACAAGGACCTCCTCGTCTCGTCCGGCCCGTGGATGGTCACCGGCTGGACGCCCGGTCAGTCGGTCGAGCTGAAGCCGAACCCGGAGTACAAGGGTGCGCTGAAGCCGAAGATCGACTCGCTCGTTCTCCGCATCATCGGCGACTCGGCGGCTCAGGTCACGGCTCTCCAGAACGGTGAGGTCGACATCGCCTACCCGCAGGCATCCGCCGACACCAAGAAGTCCCTCGAGGGCGTCTCGGGCACGCAGGTCCTCACGGGCAACCAGGTCTCCTACGACCACCTCGACCTGAACTTCAAGTCGTCGGTGTTCAAGGGCCCGAAGGTTCGCCAGGCGTTCCTCCTGACGATCCCGCGCCAGCAGATCGTCGACGCGATCGTCAAGCCGATCAACCCGTCCGCCAAGCCGCTCGACTCGCAGATCTGGCTGCCGAACCAGGCCCAGTACGCGACGACGATCAAGCAGAACGGCTCTGACGCGTACAGCAAGGTCGACATCGCCAAGGCCAAGGAGCTCCTCGCGGGCGCCACGCCGAGCGTGAAGATCCTCTACAACACGAAGAACCCGAACCGCGTCGACGAGTTCCAGGCCATCCAGGCCTCGGCTGCTCAGGCCGGCTTCAAGGTGATCGACGGCGGTGACCCGAAGTGGTCGTCGCTGCTGCCCGCGGGCAACTACGACGCCTCGATCTTCGGTTGGATCAGCCCGGGTGTGGGCACCGCCCAGATCCCGCAGCTGTTCTCCTCGCAGGGTGGCGGCAACTACAACGGCTTCACCGCCGCGAACGACCAGGCGCTCGCCACGCAGACGACGCTCGACCCGAAGAAGCTCGACAGCCTCTCGATGGAGATCGACAAGATCGCCTTCACCGAGGGCTACGGCCTCCCGCTGTTCCAGGCGGCCGGTGTCTGGGGCGTCTCGGACAAGATCCAGGGAGTCAAGTACATGGGCAACCAGACCGGTCCGGTCTGGAACACGTGGGACTGGTCCGTCAAGACCAGCACCAGCTCCAAGTAA
- a CDS encoding ABC transporter permease encodes MIGFVLRRIGVSVLILIAASFVMFNLVAISTDPLEDLRQSSLPNKQQLIQARIQLAHLDVPAPVRWAMWLGGVAKCLIPFANQCDLGVSFHGAPVTQLLPTAMGSTVQMVTASLVLAILFGLMTGILSAIRENSGFDSSFTVISLFLFSLPSFLAAAMLKSFVAIGYNNFLQDPVIPIWVSLVIGVVMGVIVQAVVGGDARRRLIAFGINFVITSGLLIYMSASGWFLTPAIGPVALPIISIAMAVGLVALLAGLHQRRALLTGGIVAVIGIITYFSIQGLLDRATPLLIVVLAVVAIVVGLAVGYFVGGDDRKQNMRIGAILAFLISLLILIDRFMQSFPGYMYDTNGRPVATVGSGTPGYDPNNMWRSGLDVFFHLVLPTLSLLAISFAQYTRYSRAGMIEVMGQDYVRTARAKGMPERVVVVRHAFRNVLIPITTLVATDLGALLGGAIITEYIFAIPGMGQLFQMSLGPGDIYPVMGYFLVIAVMAITFNFLADLSYAALDPRVRVR; translated from the coding sequence TTGATCGGATTCGTCCTCCGCCGGATCGGCGTCTCGGTACTGATCCTCATCGCGGCCTCGTTCGTGATGTTCAACCTCGTCGCGATCTCCACAGACCCGCTCGAGGATCTCCGTCAGTCCTCGCTGCCCAACAAGCAGCAGCTCATCCAGGCCCGTATTCAACTCGCACACCTCGACGTGCCTGCACCCGTCCGCTGGGCAATGTGGCTCGGCGGCGTCGCGAAGTGCCTCATCCCGTTCGCCAATCAGTGCGATCTCGGCGTCTCGTTCCACGGTGCGCCCGTGACCCAGCTGCTGCCCACCGCCATGGGCTCCACCGTCCAGATGGTGACCGCCTCGCTCGTCCTGGCGATCCTGTTCGGTCTGATGACCGGCATCCTCTCCGCGATCCGCGAGAACAGCGGATTCGACTCCAGCTTCACCGTCATCAGCCTGTTCCTGTTCTCGCTGCCGTCCTTCCTCGCGGCCGCGATGCTGAAGAGCTTCGTCGCCATCGGCTACAACAACTTCCTGCAGGATCCCGTCATCCCTATCTGGGTGTCGCTCGTGATAGGCGTGGTGATGGGCGTCATCGTCCAAGCCGTCGTCGGCGGGGATGCCCGTCGTCGGCTGATCGCATTCGGCATCAACTTCGTCATCACGTCGGGTCTGCTGATCTACATGAGCGCATCGGGCTGGTTCCTGACCCCCGCGATCGGGCCCGTGGCGCTCCCGATCATCTCGATCGCGATGGCGGTCGGCCTCGTGGCGCTGCTCGCCGGGCTGCACCAGCGCAGGGCGCTCCTGACCGGCGGCATCGTCGCCGTCATCGGGATCATCACCTACTTCTCGATCCAGGGCCTGCTCGACCGGGCGACGCCGCTGCTCATCGTCGTCCTCGCGGTCGTGGCGATCGTCGTCGGACTGGCCGTCGGCTACTTCGTGGGCGGTGACGATCGCAAGCAGAACATGCGGATCGGCGCCATCCTCGCCTTCCTCATCTCGCTGCTCATCCTGATCGACCGCTTCATGCAGTCGTTCCCGGGCTACATGTACGACACGAACGGCCGCCCGGTCGCGACCGTCGGCTCGGGCACGCCGGGGTACGACCCCAACAACATGTGGCGCAGCGGGCTGGACGTGTTCTTCCATCTCGTGCTGCCGACGCTCTCGCTGCTCGCGATCTCGTTCGCCCAGTACACGCGCTATTCACGCGCCGGGATGATCGAGGTCATGGGGCAGGACTACGTGCGCACGGCGCGCGCGAAGGGAATGCCCGAGCGTGTCGTCGTCGTGCGGCACGCGTTCCGCAACGTGCTCATCCCGATCACGACGCTCGTGGCGACCGACCTCGGAGCGCTGCTCGGCGGCGCGATCATCACCGAGTACATCTTCGCCATCCCCGGCATGGGACAGCTGTTCCAGATGTCGCTCGGGCCAGGTGACATCTACCCGGTCATGGGCTACTTCCTGGTGATCGCCGTGATGGCCATCACGTTCAACTTCCTCGCCGACCTCAGCTATGCGGCGCTCGACCCGAGAGTGAGGGTCCGCTGA
- the gcvP gene encoding aminomethyl-transferring glycine dehydrogenase — protein sequence MTAFTDRHIGTDAAAQRAMLEVVGYDTVEALVEAAVPASIHAQPRETTHIPPAATEAEALAELRALASQNRTARPMIGLGYYDTITPSVIARNVFENPSWYTAYTPYQPEISQGRLEALINFQTMVTDLTGLQTANASMLDESTAVVEGMLAARRVSKSTSATFVVDTDAFPQTKSLLHARAAAVGIRIVEADLANGAPFANSVGEPVEPFGVFVQYPGATGRVWDPSGVIDAVHRAGGLAVVAADLLALTLLRSPGSLGADIAVGTTQRFGVPLGFGGPHAGYMAVRQGIERQMPGRLVGVSQDATGHPAYRLSLQTREQHIRREKATSNICTAQVLLAVMASMYAVYHGPDGLREIATEVARKAEALAERLRSYDLHLVADAFFDTIRVVTPGPSRRVIERARSKGFQLHWVDDATVGISVDETTTADDLAAVAWALGLPEADENDVRDLAYADATPLRAVSASLMRDDAYLEHPVFNTHRSETAMMRYLKQLADRDYALDRGMIPLGSCTMKLNAATEMAAVSWPEFSRVHPFAPEQDVHGYLAMIEQLESWLAEVTGYDAVSLQPNAGSQGELAGLLAIRGYHHANGDAQRTLCLIPSSAHGTNAASAVLAGMRVVVVACDDAGNVDLDDLRTKITAHADELAALMITYPSTHGVYEQDVVDITQAVHDAGGQVYVDGANLNALLGYARFGDLGGDVSHLNLHKTFAIPHGGGGPGVGPVAAKAHLAPYLPAHNLAQRADHAGGFVFEGGPISAAPYGSASILPISWAYVRMMGAAGLKDATSAAVLAANYLAARLREHYPVLYTGAGGLVAHECILDLRPLKDDTGVTVDDVAKRLIDYGFHAPTMSFPVAGTLMVEPTESEDLAELDRFVDAMIAIKAEAIAVGAREWPADDNPLVNAPHTAESIVAEEWTHPYSRETAVYPVHTLVRTKYWPPVRRIDNAWGDRNLVCACPPVEAFA from the coding sequence ATGACCGCCTTCACCGATCGCCACATCGGGACGGACGCCGCCGCGCAGCGCGCGATGCTCGAGGTCGTCGGCTACGACACGGTCGAGGCGCTCGTCGAGGCCGCCGTGCCGGCATCCATCCACGCGCAGCCGCGCGAGACGACGCACATCCCCCCGGCGGCGACCGAGGCCGAGGCGCTGGCAGAGCTGCGCGCGCTGGCCTCGCAGAACCGCACCGCGCGCCCCATGATCGGCCTCGGCTACTACGACACGATCACGCCCTCCGTGATCGCACGGAACGTGTTCGAGAACCCGTCCTGGTACACGGCGTACACGCCGTACCAGCCGGAGATCTCGCAGGGCCGCCTCGAGGCGCTGATCAACTTCCAGACGATGGTGACCGACCTCACCGGGCTGCAGACCGCCAACGCGTCGATGCTCGACGAATCGACCGCCGTCGTGGAGGGGATGCTCGCCGCCCGGCGCGTCTCGAAGTCCACCTCGGCGACCTTCGTCGTCGACACGGACGCCTTCCCGCAGACCAAGTCGCTGCTGCACGCGCGTGCGGCCGCGGTCGGCATCAGGATCGTCGAGGCCGACCTCGCGAACGGCGCGCCGTTCGCGAACTCGGTCGGCGAGCCTGTCGAGCCGTTCGGCGTGTTCGTGCAGTACCCGGGAGCGACCGGCCGCGTCTGGGATCCGTCGGGCGTCATCGACGCCGTCCACCGCGCAGGCGGGCTCGCGGTGGTCGCGGCGGATCTCCTCGCCCTCACGCTGCTGCGCTCGCCCGGCTCGCTCGGCGCGGACATCGCGGTGGGCACGACCCAGCGCTTCGGCGTCCCGCTCGGCTTCGGCGGCCCGCACGCCGGCTACATGGCGGTGCGCCAGGGCATCGAGCGACAGATGCCCGGCCGCCTCGTCGGCGTCTCGCAGGACGCCACCGGGCACCCGGCCTACCGGCTCTCCCTGCAGACCCGCGAGCAGCACATCCGTCGTGAGAAGGCGACCTCGAACATCTGCACCGCACAGGTGCTCCTGGCCGTCATGGCGTCGATGTACGCGGTCTACCACGGGCCGGACGGCCTGCGCGAGATCGCGACCGAGGTCGCGCGCAAGGCCGAGGCGCTCGCGGAGCGCTTGCGCTCCTACGACCTGCACCTCGTCGCCGACGCGTTCTTCGACACCATCCGCGTCGTCACGCCGGGTCCGTCCCGGCGGGTGATCGAGCGCGCGCGGTCGAAGGGCTTCCAGTTGCACTGGGTGGATGACGCGACCGTCGGCATCTCCGTCGACGAGACGACCACGGCCGACGACCTGGCGGCCGTCGCGTGGGCGTTGGGGCTGCCGGAGGCGGACGAGAACGACGTGCGCGACCTGGCCTACGCCGACGCGACGCCGCTGCGTGCGGTGTCCGCATCGCTGATGCGGGATGACGCGTACCTCGAGCATCCCGTCTTCAATACGCACCGCAGCGAGACGGCGATGATGCGCTACCTGAAGCAGCTCGCCGACCGTGACTACGCGCTCGACCGCGGCATGATCCCGCTCGGCTCGTGCACGATGAAGCTCAACGCGGCCACCGAGATGGCGGCGGTGTCGTGGCCGGAGTTCTCGCGCGTGCACCCCTTCGCGCCCGAGCAGGACGTGCACGGCTACCTGGCGATGATCGAGCAGCTCGAGTCGTGGCTGGCCGAGGTCACCGGGTACGACGCGGTCTCGCTGCAGCCGAACGCCGGCTCGCAGGGCGAGCTGGCGGGCCTGCTGGCCATCCGCGGCTACCACCACGCGAACGGCGACGCGCAGCGCACGTTGTGCCTCATCCCGTCGTCCGCGCACGGCACCAACGCGGCGTCCGCGGTCCTCGCGGGGATGCGGGTCGTGGTCGTCGCGTGCGACGACGCGGGCAACGTCGACCTCGACGACCTGCGCACGAAGATCACGGCGCACGCCGACGAGCTGGCCGCGCTCATGATCACCTACCCGTCCACGCACGGCGTGTACGAGCAGGATGTCGTCGACATCACCCAGGCCGTGCACGACGCCGGCGGCCAGGTGTACGTCGACGGCGCGAACCTGAATGCGCTCCTCGGCTACGCCCGCTTCGGCGACCTCGGCGGCGACGTGTCGCACCTGAACCTGCACAAGACGTTCGCCATCCCGCACGGCGGCGGCGGGCCGGGTGTAGGCCCGGTCGCGGCCAAGGCGCACCTCGCGCCCTATCTGCCGGCCCACAACCTCGCCCAGCGCGCCGATCACGCGGGTGGCTTCGTGTTCGAGGGCGGCCCGATCTCGGCCGCACCCTACGGCTCGGCCAGCATCCTCCCGATCTCGTGGGCGTACGTGCGCATGATGGGCGCCGCGGGGCTGAAGGATGCGACGTCCGCCGCCGTGCTCGCGGCGAACTACCTCGCCGCGCGTCTGCGCGAGCACTACCCGGTGCTCTACACGGGAGCCGGCGGACTCGTCGCCCACGAGTGCATCCTCGATCTGCGGCCCTTGAAGGACGACACCGGGGTGACGGTCGACGACGTGGCCAAGCGCCTCATCGACTACGGGTTCCACGCGCCGACGATGTCGTTCCCCGTCGCCGGGACGCTCATGGTCGAGCCGACGGAGTCGGAGGACCTCGCCGAGCTCGATCGCTTCGTCGACGCCATGATCGCCATCAAGGCGGAGGCCATCGCGGTGGGCGCGAGGGAGTGGCCGGCGGACGACAACCCCCTCGTCAACGCCCCGCACACCGCGGAGTCGATCGTCGCGGAGGAGTGGACGCACCCCTACTCCCGCGAGACGGCGGTCTACCCCGTGCACACGCTGGTGCGCACCAAATACTGGCCGCCGGTGCGCCGCATCGACAACGCGTGGGGAGACCGCAACCTCGTGTGCGCCTGCCCGCCGGTCGAGGCGTTCGCCTAG
- a CDS encoding ABC transporter ATP-binding protein, whose amino-acid sequence MTTPAPTTPRTETGPVLEVKDLTVDFAVDNIWVPAAKNISYSVAPGEVLAIVGESGSGKSVSSMAILGLLPQNARVKGSVKLRNRELIGLKPRDMTRVRGKQISMIFQEPMTALNPVLTVGFQIIETLRQHFGMSPSEARARAIELLSLVELPDPEKAFASYPHQLSGGQRQRAMIAQSVACDPVLLIADEPTTALDVTVQAEILELMRSLQERLGTAVLLITHDMGVVADMGERIIVMRNGEIVERGDVKDVFANPQHPYTRALLDAVPRLGEGSAESEAVDITAALADAESAATTAEAQRVLAEYEKSLEAPVVVQFSDVAIEYPKRGRVPAFRAADQIDLTIHEGEVVGLVGESGSGKTTLGRATVGLLPIHSGSLVVDGVDISRPTREVIHHLHKSVGIVFQDPSSSLNPRMTIGQSLGEPIFLAEKVKGNALEKRVRDLLESVRLPRQYASRFPHELSGGQKQRVGIARALALNPRLLVADEPTSALDVSVQATVLELLRELQRERGFACLFVTHDLAVIDVLADRIAVMRHGKLVEVGTREQILRYPQEAYTQRLLAAVPVPDPEIQHARRALRLEALGLVSDDDE is encoded by the coding sequence ATGACCACCCCCGCACCCACCACCCCTCGCACCGAGACCGGTCCCGTGCTCGAGGTGAAGGACCTCACCGTCGACTTCGCCGTCGACAACATCTGGGTTCCCGCGGCGAAGAACATCTCGTACTCGGTGGCACCGGGGGAGGTTCTCGCCATCGTCGGCGAGTCGGGCTCGGGCAAGAGCGTCAGCTCCATGGCGATCCTCGGACTGCTGCCGCAGAACGCGCGCGTCAAGGGGAGTGTCAAGCTCCGCAACCGCGAGCTGATCGGCCTCAAGCCGCGCGACATGACGCGCGTGCGCGGCAAGCAGATCTCGATGATCTTCCAGGAGCCGATGACGGCCCTGAACCCGGTCCTCACGGTCGGCTTCCAGATCATCGAGACCCTGCGGCAGCACTTCGGGATGTCGCCCTCCGAGGCGCGCGCGCGTGCGATCGAGCTGCTCAGCCTCGTCGAGCTGCCCGACCCCGAGAAGGCGTTCGCCTCCTACCCGCATCAGCTCTCCGGCGGTCAGCGTCAGCGCGCCATGATCGCGCAGTCCGTCGCGTGCGACCCCGTGCTGCTCATCGCGGACGAGCCGACCACGGCGCTCGACGTCACGGTGCAGGCGGAGATCCTGGAGCTCATGCGGTCGCTGCAGGAGCGCTTGGGAACCGCCGTCCTGCTCATCACCCATGACATGGGCGTCGTGGCGGACATGGGCGAACGCATCATCGTCATGCGCAACGGCGAGATCGTCGAGCGCGGCGACGTCAAGGACGTGTTCGCGAATCCGCAGCATCCCTACACCCGGGCGTTGCTCGATGCGGTGCCCCGTCTCGGAGAGGGCAGCGCCGAAAGCGAGGCGGTCGACATCACCGCCGCGCTGGCGGACGCCGAGTCCGCCGCGACGACGGCCGAAGCCCAGCGCGTCCTCGCCGAGTACGAGAAGTCTCTCGAGGCCCCGGTCGTGGTGCAGTTCTCCGACGTCGCGATCGAGTACCCGAAGCGTGGTCGGGTGCCGGCGTTCCGTGCGGCCGACCAGATCGACCTCACGATCCACGAGGGCGAGGTCGTCGGGCTCGTGGGCGAATCCGGGTCCGGAAAGACGACCCTCGGCCGCGCGACGGTCGGTCTGCTGCCGATCCACTCCGGTTCTCTCGTCGTCGACGGCGTCGACATCTCGAGGCCGACGCGCGAGGTCATCCACCACCTCCACAAGAGCGTCGGCATCGTCTTCCAGGACCCGTCGAGCTCGCTGAACCCCCGCATGACGATCGGGCAGTCTCTCGGCGAGCCGATCTTCCTCGCAGAGAAGGTCAAGGGCAACGCGCTCGAGAAGCGCGTGCGGGATCTGCTGGAGTCGGTGCGCCTGCCGCGTCAATACGCGTCCCGCTTCCCGCACGAGCTCTCGGGCGGTCAGAAGCAGCGTGTCGGAATCGCGCGCGCGCTCGCCCTGAACCCGCGGCTGCTCGTGGCCGACGAGCCGACGAGCGCCCTGGACGTGTCCGTGCAGGCGACCGTGCTGGAGCTGCTGCGCGAGCTGCAGCGCGAGCGCGGGTTCGCGTGCCTGTTCGTGACCCACGACCTCGCGGTCATCGACGTGCTGGCCGATCGCATCGCCGTGATGCGGCACGGCAAGCTCGTCGAGGTCGGGACGCGCGAGCAGATCCTTCGCTACCCCCAGGAGGCGTACACGCAGCGCCTGCTGGCCGCGGTGCCGGTGCCGGATCCGGAGATCCAGCACGCACGACGCGCGCTCCGGCTGGAGGCGCTCGGGCTCGTCTCCGACGACGACGAGTGA
- a CDS encoding CPBP family intramembrane glutamic endopeptidase has translation MSNGAAIAPPRVEPLSRPRVIWEICLVLAISVGQSAVYSLLSLIRSALATTPLGDQQTQLNPSRDKVAFWDVLYQFLDIFFSLAIVALVVYLLWEPGTNALRRIGLDFSRFGRDLLRGLLLAAVIGIPGLALYAVGRILGFTVAVVASPLGAAWWTVPLLLLSALRAGLTEEVIFVAYLTDRLSRLGWGTWGIIFFSAALRGLYHSYQGPGAIAGNFVMGVVFAWCYRRWGRVMPLVIAHTLLDTVAFVGYPLAAALWPGVFVPHK, from the coding sequence ATGTCGAACGGAGCCGCCATCGCGCCTCCCCGGGTCGAACCGCTCAGCCGCCCTCGGGTCATCTGGGAGATCTGCCTCGTCCTCGCCATCAGCGTCGGGCAATCTGCCGTCTACTCGCTGCTCTCGCTCATCCGCTCCGCGCTGGCGACGACGCCGCTCGGTGACCAGCAGACACAGCTGAATCCCTCCCGTGACAAGGTCGCTTTCTGGGACGTTCTCTACCAGTTCCTGGATATCTTCTTCTCGCTGGCCATCGTCGCGCTGGTCGTGTACCTGCTCTGGGAGCCGGGCACGAATGCGCTGCGGCGCATCGGCCTCGACTTCAGCCGCTTCGGGCGCGACCTTCTGCGCGGCCTCCTGCTGGCGGCGGTCATCGGCATCCCCGGACTCGCCCTGTATGCGGTCGGACGCATCCTGGGATTCACCGTGGCGGTCGTCGCATCCCCGCTCGGCGCCGCCTGGTGGACCGTCCCGCTCCTGCTGCTGTCCGCACTGCGCGCGGGGCTGACCGAAGAGGTGATCTTCGTCGCCTACCTGACGGACCGGCTGTCGCGGCTCGGCTGGGGCACCTGGGGGATCATCTTCTTCTCGGCCGCCCTGCGCGGGCTGTACCACTCGTACCAGGGCCCCGGCGCCATCGCCGGGAACTTCGTGATGGGCGTGGTGTTCGCGTGGTGCTACCGCCGCTGGGGACGCGTCATGCCTCTCGTCATCGCCCACACACTGCTCGACACCGTCGCGTTCGTGGGCTACCCCCTCGCGGCCGCGCTGTGGCCGGGCGTGTTCGTCCCGCACAAGTAG
- a CDS encoding ABC transporter permease → MTDSLPSLVDEVVTEKPVSQGRLVLRRFLRQRAGLIALIVLVLVLILSVSSIGVGPIKGWWPYNYYTPSPKIVNGGAPTLQWWPFSLGQHPFGQDRIGRDYFAMVMRGIQNSFVAMILITTFAVVTGVVVGAIAGYYRGWVDAVLMRITDVFIVIPAIVIAAVVGNWAGAIGVWVLGIMLGFFSWMVIARLTRGEFLSLREREFVEAARVAGASDARIIFKHILPNATGVIIVSGSLLAASAILLEAAISLLGYGIRSPDVSLGLLIGANQSAFTVRPWLFWWPALFIVTLALSVNIFGDVLRQAFDPRSRRFSTRRVKDGPDQQPQDVGGGAATEATLGGI, encoded by the coding sequence ATGACCGATTCCCTTCCCAGCCTCGTCGACGAGGTCGTCACCGAGAAGCCCGTCAGCCAGGGACGCCTCGTGCTGCGGCGCTTCCTGCGCCAGCGCGCCGGACTCATCGCCCTGATCGTGCTCGTGCTGGTTCTCATCCTGTCGGTGTCCTCGATCGGCGTCGGGCCGATCAAGGGGTGGTGGCCGTACAACTACTACACGCCGTCTCCCAAGATCGTGAACGGCGGAGCGCCGACCCTGCAGTGGTGGCCCTTCTCGCTCGGTCAGCATCCCTTCGGACAGGACCGCATCGGGCGCGACTACTTCGCGATGGTCATGCGCGGCATCCAGAACTCGTTCGTCGCCATGATCCTGATCACGACCTTCGCGGTCGTGACGGGCGTGGTCGTCGGCGCGATCGCGGGCTACTACCGCGGCTGGGTGGATGCGGTGCTCATGCGCATCACCGACGTGTTCATCGTGATCCCGGCCATCGTCATCGCGGCGGTCGTCGGCAACTGGGCCGGAGCGATCGGCGTCTGGGTCCTCGGCATCATGCTCGGGTTCTTCAGCTGGATGGTGATCGCACGTCTGACGCGCGGTGAGTTCCTGTCGCTGCGCGAGCGCGAGTTCGTCGAGGCGGCGCGCGTGGCGGGCGCCTCGGATGCGCGCATCATCTTCAAGCACATCCTGCCGAACGCGACCGGTGTGATCATCGTCTCCGGCTCGCTGCTGGCAGCGTCGGCGATCCTGCTCGAGGCGGCGATCTCGCTCCTCGGCTACGGCATCCGCTCTCCTGATGTGTCGCTCGGTCTGCTGATCGGCGCGAACCAGTCGGCGTTCACCGTCCGGCCGTGGCTGTTCTGGTGGCCGGCTCTGTTCATCGTCACCCTCGCGCTGTCCGTCAACATCTTCGGCGACGTGCTGCGTCAGGCGTTCGACCCGCGCAGCCGGCGCTTCTCGACCCGTCGCGTGAAGGACGGTCCTGACCAGCAGCCGCAGGACGTGGGCGGAGGGGCAGCCACCGAGGCGACCCTCGGTGGGATATGA
- a CDS encoding PH domain-containing protein, translating into MVESSRLVYRSNTNKVISIAGWAVLGLAVVAAFLAGRPSAVLGLVPIATIALLIWELFWRPAIIVEDDGVTLVNQFHTVVIPWAKIVDVDTKWSMTIVTPERRYRGSAAPAPGAMYRPNLSGAARTGRVVDGSISKADAPGTDSGDAATIVRRRLHAMADAGTLPIGQAESVSVTTRVHWMSIAVLAALLVASIPALLRA; encoded by the coding sequence GTGGTTGAGAGCTCGCGACTGGTCTACCGATCGAACACGAACAAGGTCATCTCGATCGCGGGCTGGGCGGTGCTGGGACTCGCGGTCGTCGCCGCATTCCTGGCCGGACGGCCCAGCGCCGTGCTCGGACTCGTGCCGATCGCGACGATCGCGCTGCTGATCTGGGAGCTGTTCTGGCGTCCGGCGATCATCGTGGAGGACGACGGCGTGACGCTGGTCAACCAGTTCCACACCGTGGTCATCCCGTGGGCGAAGATCGTCGACGTGGATACCAAGTGGTCGATGACGATCGTCACGCCCGAGCGCCGCTACCGCGGCTCCGCGGCACCCGCGCCCGGCGCGATGTACCGCCCGAACCTGTCCGGAGCGGCTCGCACCGGTCGTGTCGTGGACGGGAGCATCAGCAAGGCCGACGCTCCCGGCACCGACTCGGGCGACGCCGCCACCATCGTCCGCCGACGGCTGCACGCGATGGCGGATGCCGGCACGCTGCCGATCGGTCAGGCGGAGTCGGTGAGTGTCACGACCCGCGTGCACTGGATGAGCATCGCGGTGCTCGCCGCCCTTCTTGTGGCGAGCATTCCCGCGTTGCTTCGCGCCTGA